In Marixanthomonas ophiurae, one genomic interval encodes:
- a CDS encoding (4Fe-4S)-binding protein, which yields METLANEFTNGEIKVTFNPNKCIHAEKCAQELSEVFRTSVIPWINLDGADTERIIKQIRKCPSGALNFCYNEKEHVVK from the coding sequence ATGGAAACGTTAGCCAATGAATTCACCAATGGTGAAATCAAAGTGACTTTTAACCCAAACAAATGCATCCATGCTGAAAAATGTGCTCAAGAACTTTCTGAAGTTTTCCGGACTTCGGTAATTCCTTGGATTAATTTAGATGGTGCTGACACCGAACGTATTATCAAACAAATACGTAAATGCCCCTCGGGGGCACTCAATTTTTGTTATAATGAAAAAGAGCATGTTGTTAAATAA
- the murA gene encoding UDP-N-acetylglucosamine 1-carboxyvinyltransferase, with the protein MGTFQIEGGHKLKGEIRPQGAKNEALQILCAVLLTPEEVIIENIPDIRDVNKLIAILGNLGVKIQKLGKGKFAFKADGLKLEYLESELFKQEGSSLRGSIMIVGPLLARFGKGYIPRPGGDKIGRRRLDTHFEGFIKLGAKFRYNKEERFYGVEAPNGLKGTYMLLDQASVTGTANIVMAAVLANGTTTVYNAACEPYLQQLCKMLNEMGAKISGVGSNLLIIEGVDSLGGCKHRILPDMIEIGSWIGLAAMTQSELTIKDVSWENLGLIPDTFRKLGITLEKKDDDIYIPAQEEYEIQGYIDGSILTVADAPWPGFTPDLLSIVLVMCTQAKGSVLIHQKMFESRLFFVDKLIDMGAKIILCDPHRATVIGHNFKSTLKATTMVSPDIRAGISLLIAALSAKGTSTIHNIEQIDRGYENIDERLRRIGAKITRIE; encoded by the coding sequence ATGGGAACTTTTCAAATTGAAGGCGGACATAAGCTTAAAGGTGAAATCCGTCCGCAAGGTGCCAAAAACGAAGCCTTGCAAATACTTTGCGCCGTATTATTAACACCCGAAGAGGTAATCATTGAAAACATACCGGATATTCGGGATGTCAATAAATTAATTGCAATACTTGGAAACCTTGGCGTGAAAATTCAAAAATTAGGTAAAGGTAAATTTGCTTTCAAAGCAGATGGTCTTAAGCTAGAATATCTGGAATCCGAATTATTTAAACAAGAAGGAAGTTCACTTCGTGGTTCTATAATGATTGTAGGACCTTTGTTGGCACGTTTTGGTAAAGGCTATATCCCACGTCCTGGTGGCGATAAGATTGGCCGAAGAAGATTAGATACCCACTTTGAAGGTTTTATAAAGTTAGGAGCTAAATTTCGTTATAATAAGGAAGAACGTTTTTATGGAGTAGAAGCACCCAATGGATTAAAGGGTACTTATATGCTGCTAGATCAAGCTTCGGTAACCGGAACTGCAAATATTGTGATGGCTGCTGTTTTGGCAAACGGAACTACTACAGTTTATAATGCAGCATGTGAACCTTATTTACAACAACTTTGCAAGATGCTTAATGAAATGGGCGCTAAAATAAGTGGCGTTGGATCTAATTTATTGATCATTGAAGGTGTTGATAGTTTAGGTGGTTGTAAACACCGTATCTTACCTGATATGATTGAAATAGGAAGTTGGATTGGACTTGCCGCTATGACGCAAAGCGAACTGACTATTAAAGATGTAAGTTGGGAAAACTTAGGGTTAATACCCGATACCTTCCGGAAATTAGGAATAACTCTTGAAAAAAAAGATGATGATATTTACATTCCTGCTCAAGAAGAATATGAAATACAAGGATATATAGACGGTTCTATTTTAACTGTTGCAGATGCGCCTTGGCCAGGCTTTACACCAGATTTGTTGAGTATTGTTCTTGTAATGTGTACTCAGGCAAAAGGAAGTGTGTTAATACATCAGAAAATGTTTGAAAGCCGTTTGTTCTTTGTGGATAAATTGATTGATATGGGCGCTAAAATTATCTTGTGCGACCCGCACAGAGCTACAGTAATTGGTCATAATTTTAAATCGACTCTTAAGGCGACGACTATGGTATCTCCAGACATCCGTGCTGGAATTTCATTATTAATTGCAGCACTTTCTGCTAAAGGTACCTCGACAATCCATAATATTGAACAGATAGATCGTGGTTACGAAAACATTGATGAACGATTGCGTAGAATAGGAGCTAAGATTACCCGAATAGAATAA
- a CDS encoding DUF4290 domain-containing protein, translating into MLDNIEYNTERTHLIIPEYGRHMQKMVEHAVSIEDREERNKIAKSIIAVMGNLNPHLRDVPDFQHKLWDQLIIMSDFKLDVDSPFPKPSREELSEPPQPLPYPQNFPKYRFYGNNIKRMIDVANSWEEGDKKEGLILNIANHMKKCFLNWNKDTVDDEVIFKHLFELSDGKINLKNSDEDLSEAKNLLKNKKRYNSNSSNKKSHKNTRGRKRY; encoded by the coding sequence TTGTTAGACAATATAGAATACAATACAGAACGCACGCATTTAATTATTCCTGAATATGGACGCCATATGCAAAAGATGGTGGAACACGCAGTTTCAATCGAAGACCGTGAGGAGCGTAATAAAATTGCAAAAAGCATTATTGCTGTAATGGGTAACTTAAACCCACATTTACGCGATGTGCCTGATTTTCAACACAAACTTTGGGACCAGTTGATTATTATGTCGGATTTTAAATTGGACGTAGACTCTCCATTCCCAAAACCTTCCCGAGAAGAGTTGTCAGAGCCGCCACAACCTTTGCCTTATCCACAAAACTTTCCAAAATACAGGTTTTATGGAAATAATATAAAGCGTATGATCGATGTGGCCAATAGCTGGGAAGAAGGCGATAAAAAAGAAGGATTGATCCTTAACATTGCCAACCATATGAAAAAATGTTTCCTTAATTGGAACAAAGATACTGTTGATGATGAAGTAATTTTCAAACACCTTTTTGAACTATCTGATGGAAAGATAAATCTTAAAAATAGTGATGAGGATCTATCTGAAGCGAAAAATCTTCTGAAGAACAAAAAAAGATATAATAGCAACAGCAGTAATAAAAAATCACATAAAAATACCCGTGGTAGAAAGCGGTACTAA
- a CDS encoding DUF493 family protein, translating into MKDEKKTEDFYNRLREQLEADTTWPAAYLYKFIVPSNLEKIAEIEAIFNETGAKINTRDSSKGKYTSISIKVTMDSPDAVIEKYLQVSEVEGVISL; encoded by the coding sequence ATGAAAGACGAAAAAAAAACAGAAGACTTTTATAACCGTCTCCGTGAGCAATTAGAAGCAGACACCACTTGGCCTGCAGCGTATTTATATAAATTTATAGTCCCTTCAAATTTAGAAAAAATAGCCGAAATTGAAGCCATTTTTAATGAAACAGGTGCTAAAATTAATACCCGAGATTCTTCAAAAGGTAAATACACCAGCATATCGATTAAAGTAACCATGGATTCACCCGATGCCGTAATAGAGAAATATTTGCAAGTTTCTGAAGTGGAAGGTGTCATTTCGCTATAA
- a CDS encoding AAA family ATPase — MKTKRIVITGGPGTGKTTLINELEKKGHSCLHEVSREVIKKAQKEGIEQLFLTNPILFSERLLEGRLQQFNEAESYNGALLFYDRGLPDVTAYMDYFGTTYSEIFTKSCMDNQYDTVFLLPPWKKIYKQDNERYENFEEAKKIHTALLKGYENYGYDVQLVPTGSVEERIAFILDNLK; from the coding sequence TTGAAAACAAAACGAATTGTAATAACCGGAGGTCCCGGAACCGGCAAAACAACGTTAATAAACGAACTTGAAAAGAAAGGGCATAGTTGTTTGCACGAAGTATCTAGAGAAGTCATTAAAAAAGCACAAAAAGAAGGAATTGAACAATTGTTTTTAACCAATCCTATTTTATTTAGCGAACGGTTGCTAGAGGGGCGTTTACAGCAATTTAACGAAGCTGAATCATACAATGGAGCTCTTTTGTTTTACGATCGTGGTTTACCTGATGTAACAGCTTATATGGATTACTTTGGAACAACATATTCTGAAATTTTCACCAAAAGTTGTATGGACAATCAATACGATACGGTTTTTTTATTACCGCCTTGGAAAAAAATATACAAACAAGACAACGAACGATACGAAAATTTTGAAGAAGCTAAAAAAATACATACCGCACTTTTAAAAGGCTATGAAAATTATGGATATGACGTACAATTGGTTCCTACAGGTTCGGTTGAAGAACGGATTGCATTTATACTTGATAACTTGAAGTAA